The window AGTGCTTGGAGACTTATGGGCTTTAGTTTCCCGTACAAATAAGTATATTGATGAAACTCAGCCCTGGGTACTTGCAAAAGACGATACAACTAAAGGACAACTGGCTTCAGTTATGACTCATTTAGCAGAAAGCCTTCGTCAAATTGCAACACTTGCCCAGCCATTTATGACGAATAGTCCTAAACAAATTGCGGAGCAGCTTGGTTTTACAGAGGATTATTTGCAGTGGGATCATTTAGGCTCGTTTAATGTTTTAAAGGATGGTACAACAGTAATAAAAACAGGAGTTCCTATTTTCCCACGATTAGATGTAGATGTAGAGGTTGATTATATTCGTGAACAAATGCGGGGATCTGTTCAAACACCTCAGGAAGAGGAAAAAGAAGAAGAACCTCAAGTGGAAGAAATTTCAATTGATGACTTTTTCAAGGTGGACTTACGTGTTGCTACTGTTTTATCGTGTGAAGCCGTGCCTAAAGCAGATAAATTATTGAAGCTACAATTAGATATGGGTTATGAAAAGCGTCAAGTAATTTCTGGTATTGCTCAGCATTACAAACCTGAAGAGGTTATAGGTAAAAAAGTAATTGTAGTAGCAAATTTGAAACCTGTGAAGCTAAGAGGTGAGTTATCTCAAGGAATGATCCTTGCAGGTGAAAAAAATGGATATTTGACACTTGCTACAGTGGATGAAAAACTTGAAAATGGCGCTCAAGTGAAATAGAAAAATCATATTATTTACGTTGAAAATTTCTAGGTTCGATCAGAAATAAAGAAAAATCTATTGGCAACAATATAATTTAACAGCACTAACTTTTGAAATAGACCTGTTGCAGTTGGAACAGGTCTATTATTTTTAAATACTATTCAGAAATACTTTATAGTGGCAAGCGCTTATGTTTGCACTATAGTATCTTATACTGTAGTTAGAAAACGTAAAAAAATAGTATTGATACAAAAGTAATAGTATTAATAATTAATTAGGAGGAAGTAAAATGTTTATCGATACACATGTACATTTAAATGCAGATCAGTATGAGGACGATTTGCAGGAAGTAATTAATCGTGCGTTAGAAGCTAATGTAAAAAAAATGGTGGTTATTGGATTTGATCGTATCACGATTGAAAGAGCTATGAAGCTGGTGGAGGAGTATTCTTTTCTTTACGCTGTAGTTGGATGGCATCCTGTAGATGCGATTGATTGTACAGAAGAGGATTTGAAGTGGATTGAAGAACTTGCAGAGCATGAAAAGGTTGTTGGAATAGGTGAAATGGGATTAGATTATCATTGGGATAAGTCTCCTAAAGACGTTCAACAAGCATTGTTTCGACAACAAATACGTTTAGCTCAGAAGGTAAATTTGCCGATTATTATCCATAATCGTGACGCAACAGAAGATGTGATACGTATTTTACAAGAGGAAGAGGCACATCTTACAGGTGGTATCATGCATTGTTATGGAGGAAGTGTTGAAACAGCTAAACAATGTATAGAGATGAATTTTATGATCTCACTTGGAGGACCTGTTACATTTAAAAATGCAAAGAAACCGAAAGAGGTAGCAACAGAAATTCCATTAGAATATTTATTGATTGAAACAGATGCACCCTATTTAGCTCCACATCCACATCGAGGAAAAAGAAATGAGCCCGCTCTTGTGACACTTGTAGCAGAAGAAATAGCTCGTCTAAAAGGAATTACAGTAGAAGAGGTAGCAGAAGCAACCACTAAAAATGCGGAAAAATTCTTTGATATAAAGGAACAAAAAATGTAAAAAAAGAGGTATATATTTTACATTTTTTAATTTCAGGAGAAACGTAAACTGTTGACAAGCTCTTTAGGACTCTATATAATCACACGAGTGAACAAGGAGGCGTTTTTCATGTCAAATAATTCCATGAAAAACCTGTTCTTTCATTCATTGAGGAGCAAGCAAACCTTAGTAACTGTAGTATCCTTACTATTGTTTCTTGCAGTCGTTTCTTTCGTTTTATTCGAAGGAACAAAGAAAACTGTTGCTTTAACAGTTAATGGTGAACAACAAGAAATATTAACGCATGCAAATACAGTTGGTGAATTATTAGATGATCATCAAATAGTAGTAGCCAATGAAGACTTTTTATATCCCTCAGTGAACACATCAATCGAAAATAATTTGTCGATTGAGTGGGAGCAGGCAAGACAAATAGAAATCACGGTAGATGGAGAAATTCAAACTCTTATAGCTACTGATGACTTAGTTTCAGAAATACTCGCAAAGGCAAATGTTGCAGTTACTGAACATGATGCTATAACACCTGCTGCAAATGCAGAGGTTGGACCCGATAACAAAATTGCTATTGAAAAAGCATTTGGAGTAAAGCTTTTAGATGGCGGTGAAGTGAAGAAGGTATGGTCCACTTCGACTACGGTCGCTGACTTTTTAAAACAACATAACATTCAATTGAGTGAATTCGACCGAGTAGAACAGAAAATGGATGAAGTAGTAGTCCCGAATTCTGAAATACAAGTAGTGCGAGTAGAAAAGGTCACCGATGTAGTTGAAGAAGAAACAAAATTTGCTGTAGAAACGAAAAAAGAAGACTCGCTACTAAAAGGGAAAGAAAAAGTAGTACAAACCGGTGTAAATGGAACTGTCTCACGGACTTATGAAGTAGTGAAAGAAAATGGTAAAGAGGTCTCTCGTAATATGGTGAGCGAGAAGACGATTAAAGAACCAACTAAAAAAGTAGTGGCAGTCGGAACGAAAGTAGTGACTGCTAGTGTTTCACGTGGAGCAAATTCATCAGCAGCTCCATCTGGAGGAAAAGAATTTTATGCGACTGCGACTGCTTATACCGCTTATTGTAATGGATGTTCTGGCATAACTGCGACAGGAGTTAATTTGAAATCTAATCCTAACTTGAAGGTTATTGCTGTAGATCCTAGTGTTATTCCACTGGGTTCAAAAGTATGGGTAGAAGGCTATGGTTATGCGGTAGCTGGAGATACTGGTGGAGCTATCAAAGGAAACAAAATAGACTTATTCATGCCTTCTAAATCGCAGGCATATGACTTCGGTCGCAAAAAAGTACTTGTGAAAGTTTTGAACTAATCATTAGCTGCTTTCCCTTTCGTTGATTGGGAGAGCTTTTTTGCGTTATGATAGATATAGCAGAAAGACAGAAAAGAGGAAAACCGGTTGCAAATAAAAGAAATAATAGTTGTTGAAGGAAAAGATGATACAACAGCCATAAAACGTTCTGTAGAAGCCGATACTATTGAAACCAATGGTTCAGCCATTTCTAAAGAAACACTAATGAAAATCCAACATGCACAAGATAAACGAGGAGTCATTGTTTTTACTGATCCAGATTATCCAGGAAGACGGATCCGTGCTATTATCGAAGAACAAGTTCCAGGTGTGAAACACGCATTTTTGTCCAAAGAAAAAACAATTGCAAAAAATGGAAAGGGTTTAGGGATCGAACACGCAAAGGACGAAGATATTCGCATTGCTCTTTCTAATGTTTATACCCCGAAATCGGACAAAGAAACGTTTTCCGAAATACCACTATCGATATTAGTTG is drawn from Psychrobacillus sp. INOP01 and contains these coding sequences:
- a CDS encoding TatD family hydrolase, with protein sequence MFIDTHVHLNADQYEDDLQEVINRALEANVKKMVVIGFDRITIERAMKLVEEYSFLYAVVGWHPVDAIDCTEEDLKWIEELAEHEKVVGIGEMGLDYHWDKSPKDVQQALFRQQIRLAQKVNLPIIIHNRDATEDVIRILQEEEAHLTGGIMHCYGGSVETAKQCIEMNFMISLGGPVTFKNAKKPKEVATEIPLEYLLIETDAPYLAPHPHRGKRNEPALVTLVAEEIARLKGITVEEVAEATTKNAEKFFDIKEQKM
- a CDS encoding G5 and 3D domain-containing protein; the encoded protein is MSNNSMKNLFFHSLRSKQTLVTVVSLLLFLAVVSFVLFEGTKKTVALTVNGEQQEILTHANTVGELLDDHQIVVANEDFLYPSVNTSIENNLSIEWEQARQIEITVDGEIQTLIATDDLVSEILAKANVAVTEHDAITPAANAEVGPDNKIAIEKAFGVKLLDGGEVKKVWSTSTTVADFLKQHNIQLSEFDRVEQKMDEVVVPNSEIQVVRVEKVTDVVEEETKFAVETKKEDSLLKGKEKVVQTGVNGTVSRTYEVVKENGKEVSRNMVSEKTIKEPTKKVVAVGTKVVTASVSRGANSSAAPSGGKEFYATATAYTAYCNGCSGITATGVNLKSNPNLKVIAVDPSVIPLGSKVWVEGYGYAVAGDTGGAIKGNKIDLFMPSKSQAYDFGRKKVLVKVLN
- the rnmV gene encoding ribonuclease M5; translated protein: MQIKEIIVVEGKDDTTAIKRSVEADTIETNGSAISKETLMKIQHAQDKRGVIVFTDPDYPGRRIRAIIEEQVPGVKHAFLSKEKTIAKNGKGLGIEHAKDEDIRIALSNVYTPKSDKETFSEIPLSILVDGQLIGHPHSKERRTRLGELLKIGYTNGKQLQKRLSIFQISQQQVEEAIAQLNMEEK